A region from the Lemur catta isolate mLemCat1 chromosome 7, mLemCat1.pri, whole genome shotgun sequence genome encodes:
- the CTSD gene encoding cathepsin D, which yields MQPPSLLLFALGLLIASTSALVRIPLHKFKSIRRTMSEVGGPVEDLIAKGPVTKYSMATGTKGPIPEMLRNYMDAQYYGEIGIGTPPQCFTVIFDTGSSNLWVPSVHCKVLDIACWVHHKYDSSKSSSYVKNGTSFDIHYGSGSLSGYLSQDTVSVPCSSAMKASVGVKVEKQVFGEATKQPGITFIAAKFDGILGLAFPRISVDNVLPVFDNLMKQKLVDKNVFSFYLNRDPTAQPGGELMLGGIDSKYYTGSLSYLNVTRKAYWQIHLDQVEVASGLTLCKEGCEAIVDTGTSLVVGPVDEVRALQKAIGAVPLIQGEYMIPCEKVSSLPSVTLKLGGKDYVLSSEDYTLKVSQAGKTICLSGFMGMDIPPPSGPLWILGDVFIGRYYSVFDRDNNRVGFAEAAKL from the exons atgcAGCCCCCCAGCCTGCTGCTGTTCGCGCTCGGCCTGCTGATCGCGTCCACCTCCGCGCTCGTCAG AATACCACTGCACAAGTTCAAGTCCATACGCCGGACCATGTCGGAGGTGGGGGGCCCCGTGGAAGATCTGATCGCCAAGGGCCCCGTCACGAAATACTCAATGGCCACTGGGACCAAGGGGCCCATCCCCGAGATGCTCAGGAACTACATGGAC GCCCAGTACTACGGCGAGATCGGCATCGGGACCCCTCCACAGTGCTTCACCGTCATCTTCGACACCGGCTCCTCCAACCTGTGGGTCCCCTCGGTCCACTGCAAGGTGTTGGACATCGCCTGCT GGGTGCACCACAAGTACGACAGCAGCAAGTCTAGCAGCTACGTGAAGAACGGCACCTCCTTCGACATCCACTACGGCTCAGGCAGCCTCTCCGGGTACCTGAGCCAAGACACGGTGTCG GTGCCCTGCTCTTCAGCCATGAAGGCCTCCGTCGGTGTCAAAGTGGAGAAGCAGGTCTTCGGGGAGGCCACCAAGCAGCCCGGCATCACCTTCATCGCGGCCAAGTTCGACGGCATCCTGGGCCTGGCCTTCCCCCGCATCTCCGTCGACAACGTGCTGCCCGTCTTCGACAACCTGATGAAGCAGAAGCTGGTGGACAAGAACGTCTTCTCCTTCTACCTGAACAG gGACCCAACCGCGCAGCCCGGAGGTGAGCTGATGCTGGGCGGCATAGACTCCAAGTACTACACGGGCTCCCTGTCCTACCTGAACGTCACCCGCAAGGCCTACTGGCAGATCCATCTGGATCA ggtCGAGGTGGCCAGCGGGCTGACCCTGTGCAAGGAGGGCTGCGAGGCCATCGTGGACACGGGCACCTCCCTTGTGGTGGGCCCCGTGGACGAGGTGCGTGCGCTGCAGAAGGCCATCGGGGCCGTGCCGCTGATCCAGGGCGAG TACATGATCCCCTGTGAGAAGGTGTCCAGCCTGCCCTCGGTCACCCTGAAGCTGGGAGGCAAAGACTACGTGCTGTCCTCGGAGGACTACACACTCAAG GTGTCCCAGGCCGGGAAGACCATCTGCCTGAGCGGCTTCATGGGCATGGACATCCCCCCGCCCAGCGGGCCACTCTGGATTCTGGGCGACGTCTTCATCGGCCGCTACTACTCAGTGTTCGACCGCGACAACAACAGGGTGGGCTTCGCAGAGGCCGCCAAGCTGTAG